In one window of Candidatus Methylomirabilota bacterium DNA:
- a CDS encoding zinc-binding dehydrogenase: MKAYWITPGPGGTKVELRETPTPEPRAGELLVRVRATSLNRGELLGGKAGAAAKPGGGECAGDVVKVGDGVRGFSPGDRVMGRCSGGFAEYAVVDAREAMRAPAPLSWEEAAATPLVFAVVYDMLVAQGHLASGQWLLVTGVSSGVGVAALQTGKALGARVIGTSGSADKLARLEKLGLDVGIRTRAGDFFDAVMKATDGKGVNLVVNNVGGSVFAESIRVLAFEGRHATVGYLDGVLTGTLDIEALHSKRLTLFGVSNRHRTAAQRAETIRGFTRDLLPYFEDGRIRPLVDKTFAFPELPAAVQFMESDNQVGKIVVRGS, from the coding sequence ATGAAGGCTTACTGGATCACGCCGGGCCCCGGCGGCACGAAGGTCGAGCTACGCGAGACGCCCACGCCCGAGCCCCGGGCCGGTGAGCTCCTGGTCCGCGTCCGGGCCACCTCGTTGAACCGCGGCGAGCTCCTGGGCGGCAAGGCCGGCGCTGCGGCCAAGCCCGGCGGCGGGGAGTGCGCCGGCGATGTGGTGAAGGTTGGCGACGGCGTCCGGGGCTTCTCCCCGGGCGACCGGGTAATGGGCCGCTGCAGCGGTGGCTTCGCCGAGTACGCGGTCGTCGATGCCCGGGAGGCGATGCGCGCGCCGGCCCCGCTCTCCTGGGAAGAGGCGGCGGCGACTCCGCTGGTCTTCGCCGTCGTCTACGACATGCTCGTCGCGCAGGGCCATCTGGCCTCCGGTCAGTGGCTGCTGGTGACCGGCGTCTCCTCGGGCGTCGGGGTCGCCGCGCTGCAGACGGGCAAGGCGCTGGGCGCCCGCGTGATCGGCACGTCGGGCTCGGCCGACAAGCTGGCCCGCCTCGAGAAGCTCGGCCTCGACGTGGGCATCCGCACCCGCGCCGGGGACTTCTTCGACGCCGTCATGAAGGCCACCGACGGCAAGGGCGTGAACCTCGTTGTCAACAACGTCGGCGGGTCCGTGTTCGCCGAGTCCATCCGGGTGCTCGCCTTCGAGGGCCGGCACGCCACCGTGGGCTACCTCGATGGCGTGTTGACAGGCACGCTGGACATAGAGGCCCTGCACAGCAAGCGGCTGACCCTGTTCGGCGTGAGCAACCGGCACCGCACCGCCGCCCAGCGCGCGGAGACGATCCGCGGCTTCACCCGAGATCTCCTGCCCTACTTCGAGGACGGCCGGATCCGCCCGCTGGTCGACAAGACGTTCGCCTTCCCCGAGCTGCCCGCCGCCGTCCAGTTCATGGAATCCGACAACCAGGTCGGCAAGATCGTCGTGCGGGGGAGCTAG
- a CDS encoding DJ-1/PfpI family protein: MDIAIPIFDGLTALDAIGPYEVLSRLPGARARFVAISAGTYRTDNRQLALVADEPLAAIPHPEIVLVPGGFGTRALMTEPRLLDWLRAAHETSQWTTSVCTGSLLLAAAGILRGLEATTHWLSLERLAEFGARPVSRRVVEQGKVITAAGVSSGIDMALTLAARIAGDEVAQAIQLGIEYDPQPPFSAGSPRTAPPEVVERVRQRMRARLQTQAAATAGRP, encoded by the coding sequence ATGGACATCGCCATTCCGATCTTCGACGGTCTCACCGCCCTGGACGCCATCGGGCCCTACGAGGTGCTCTCCCGCCTGCCCGGCGCCCGCGCGCGGTTCGTGGCCATCAGCGCGGGGACGTACCGCACCGACAATCGACAGCTCGCGCTGGTGGCCGACGAGCCGCTGGCGGCGATCCCGCATCCTGAGATCGTCCTCGTGCCGGGCGGCTTCGGGACCCGCGCCCTCATGACCGAGCCGCGCTTGCTGGACTGGCTTCGCGCGGCCCACGAGACCAGTCAGTGGACGACGTCGGTGTGCACGGGTTCCCTGCTGCTGGCCGCCGCCGGCATCCTGCGAGGCCTGGAGGCCACCACGCACTGGCTGTCGCTGGAGCGGCTGGCGGAGTTCGGCGCGCGCCCGGTGTCGCGGCGGGTCGTGGAGCAGGGCAAGGTCATCACCGCGGCCGGCGTGTCCTCGGGAATCGACATGGCCCTCACGCTGGCCGCCCGGATCGCCGGGGACGAGGTGGCCCAGGCCATCCAGCTGGGCATCGAATACGATCCCCAGCCGCCGTTTTCCGCCGGCTCGCCGCGCACGGCGCCGCCCGAGGTGGTGGAGCGGGTGCGGCAGCGCATGCGGGCGCGGCTTCAAACGCAGGCCGCGGCGACGGCCGGTCGCCCGTGA